One Lutra lutra chromosome 7, mLutLut1.2, whole genome shotgun sequence DNA window includes the following coding sequences:
- the NAA30 gene encoding N-alpha-acetyltransferase 30 yields the protein MAEVPPGPSSLLPPPAPPASAAAEPRCPFPAGAALACCSEDEEDDEEHEGGGGRSPAGGEATAAAKGHPCLRCPQPSQEQQQLNGLISPELRHLRAAASLKSKVLSVVETATTTATPDGGPRATATKGAGVHSGESPPHCLPSNGRTALPSPAEAVAASDPAAARNGLAEGTEQEEEEDEQVRLLSSSLTAGCSLRSPSGREVEPGEDRTIRYVRYESELQMPDIMRLITKDLSEPYSIYTYRYFIHNWPQLCFLAMVGEECVGAIVCKLDMHKKMFRRGYIAMLAVDSKYRRNGIGTNLVKKAIYAMVEGDCDEVVLETEITNKSALKLYENLGFVRDKRLFRYYLNGVDALRLKLWLR from the exons ATGGCGGAGGTACCGCCTGGGCCTAGCAGCCTCCTCCCACCACCAGCACCTCCGGCCTCGGCGGCGGCCGAGCCCCGCTGTCCCTTCCCGGCGGGGGCCGCCCTCGCCTGCTGCAGCGAGGACGAGGAGGACGACGAGGAGCACGAAGGCGGCGGCGGCAGGAGCCCGGCGGGCGGCGAGGCGACGGCGGCGGCCAAGGGGCATCCGTGCCTCCGCTGCCCTCAGCCGtcgcaggagcagcagcagctcaACGGATTGATCAGCCCCGAACTGCGGCACCTCCGGGCGGCCGCCTCCCTCAAGAGCAAGGTTTTGAGCGTGGTCGAGACGGCCACGACCACGGCCACCCCCGACGGGGGGCCCAGAGCGACTGCAACAAAAGGAGCTGGGGTACACTCGGGCGAGAGTCCCCCTCACTGCCTCCCCAGTAATGGAAGAACTGCGCTCCCCAGCCCGGCAGAGGCAGTGGCGGCGAGCGATCCTGCGGCGGCCCGCAATGGACTGGCGGAGGGCacggagcaggaggaggaggaagacgagCAGGTGCGGCTGCTGTCTTCATCCCTGACCGCCGGCTGCAGTTTAAGAAGCCCCTCAGGCAGGGAGGTCGAGCCTGGGGAGGATCGGACGATACGTTATGTCCGATATGAATCCGAGCTACAAATGCCCGATATCATGAGACTGATCACCAAAGATCTGTCTGAACCCTACTCCATTTATACCTATAGATATTTTATCCACAACTGGCCACAGCTGTGCTTCTTG gccATGGTAGGGGAGGAATGTGTAGGTGCCATCGTTTGCAAGTTGGATATGCACAAAAAGATGTTCCGCAGAGGTTATATAGCCATGTTAGCCGTGGATTCCAAATACAGGAGAAATGGCATTG GTACTAACTTGGTTAAGAAAGCTATATATGCCATGGTTGAAGGAGACTGTGATGAG gttgtTTTGGAAACAGAAATAACGAATAAGTCTGCTTTGAAACTTTATGAAAATCTTGGTTTTGTTCGAGATAAGAGGCTGTTCAGATACTATTTAAATGGAGTTGATGCACTGCGACTTAAATTGTGGCTGCGTTGA